The DNA sequence CCATTCGCTCTGTCTCTTCTCGTAAAATGAGAACTTTTTTTCCCAAGCTTACCGCCTCTTCGCAAATACCTCCGGAATCGGTTGCCACCCAATCTACGTTTAGTAAAAGATAAACTAAATTTTTGTACGAAAGAGGTTTGCATAAATAAATATTATGTATGTTCGTTATCCCTTCTTGCTCAATTGCTTTCAATACGTTCGGATTGGGATGATAGGGATAGAAAAATAATATATCTGGATTTTCGAGAGCAGCATTTTTTACAGCGCGCAAAATATTTGCAATGCCACCGTTAAATGATTCCCTGCGATGAGCAGTGACAAGAACCAGTTGCCGATATTTAATGTCTTTTTGTTCGACGGCCATTTTTAATTGTTGATCAACTTCAATCGCACCGTTGATAATTTTTTCTTTAAGCATGAACAGTGCGTCAACCACAGTGTTACCTGTGTGTACAACGGCGCGGCGATCAGCTCGCTCAGCAAGTAAATTTCCCACCGCCAACGAAGTTGGTGCAAAATGGAGCCCGGTAATCGTACTAATGATTCGCCTATTAAGCTCTTCAGGATACGGCGCATAAATAGTTGAAGTGCGTAATCCCGCTTCTACATGCGCTACTGGGATTTGGCAATAGAAAGCTGCAAGTGATGCTGCCATCGCGGTTGTGGTATCGCCCATAACTACGACCCACGAAGGTTGGAATTTTTCAAATACCGGCTTTATTTTTTCTAAAGTTTCAGTCGTGATATGGAAAAGATCCTGACCTGGCCTCATGATGGAAAGCTCAACATCAGGCTTCACCTGAAAAATATCAAAAACTTCCTGAAGCAAATCGGTGTGTTGATTTGTGGCGCAAAGAATAACCGGCATCAGAGCTTTTTTTAATTGAAAATAAAGAGGAATCATCTTGATTCCCTCCGGCCGAGTGCCGATAACCAACAGAATTGGATTCATACTTTCTCTCTTAAAAATTATTCCCTCATTGTTGATCAAGATAACAAATACAGATAGGTTGGCAAGTTTGAGACCTACCGGGTAAAACATGCCTTCTTTCCTGATCGGTTTGGCGGAATATCTGAAAAGTACTTTTTGCCCTTTTTAAATTCTGCACTTTTTTCCAAATTCGGGCTAAGCTTAAATAAAAAATTTCTTCTATTGCCAAAAAGGTACCTATGTCAATCGTTGCAGCAAAAAAGGTCTTTAAAAAAGTCTTAAATAACGGGTTAACAATATTGGTTCGCCCAAACCAACTGATTCCAAAAGTATCCCTGCAGATGTGGTACAACGTTGGCTCAAAAGATGAAAAAACAGGGCAAAAGGGAATTGCGCATTTAATTGAGCATATGATCTTCAAAGGTACTCAAAAGCTTTCAGAATCTGATATCAATTTGATCGTTAATAAACTTTCGGGATCCTGCAACGCGTTCACATCGTACGATTATACCGGTTATCTTTTTGATATGCCTTCGCAGCATTGGCATGA is a window from the Candidatus Babeliales bacterium genome containing:
- the wecB gene encoding UDP-N-acetylglucosamine 2-epimerase (non-hydrolyzing); its protein translation is MNPILLVIGTRPEGIKMIPLYFQLKKALMPVILCATNQHTDLLQEVFDIFQVKPDVELSIMRPGQDLFHITTETLEKIKPVFEKFQPSWVVVMGDTTTAMAASLAAFYCQIPVAHVEAGLRTSTIYAPYPEELNRRIISTITGLHFAPTSLAVGNLLAERADRRAVVHTGNTVVDALFMLKEKIINGAIEVDQQLKMAVEQKDIKYRQLVLVTAHRRESFNGGIANILRAVKNAALENPDILFFYPYHPNPNVLKAIEQEGITNIHNIYLCKPLSYKNLVYLLLNVDWVATDSGGICEEAVSLGKKVLILREETERMEAVWAGLATLIGTQYENIFEAIKKMISQAHNSSTMQTIYGDGHAAEKMVSALENFAPQGGKNQSMHVLAHTQI